In Tenacibaculum pacificus, a single window of DNA contains:
- a CDS encoding nucleoside triphosphate pyrophosphohydrolase family protein, giving the protein MKHKIKSVQEFHEAFKINIQNKPTIAISEDRKKLRFELMKEENEEYLEAAKNNDLVEVADALGDMLYILCGTIIEHGMQDKIEEVFNEIQRSNMSKLGEDGKPIYREDGKVLKGPNYFKPNIKEILK; this is encoded by the coding sequence ATGAAACATAAAATAAAATCAGTACAAGAATTTCACGAAGCATTTAAAATAAATATTCAAAATAAACCAACTATTGCTATTTCTGAGGATAGAAAAAAATTGCGTTTTGAGTTGATGAAAGAAGAAAATGAAGAGTATTTAGAAGCTGCTAAAAACAACGATTTGGTTGAGGTTGCTGATGCTTTAGGCGATATGTTATATATTTTATGCGGAACTATTATTGAACACGGAATGCAAGATAAAATAGAAGAAGTATTTAATGAAATTCAACGTAGTAATATGAGTAAATTAGGTGAAGATGGAAAACCTATTTATCGTGAAGATGGTAAGGTTTTAAAAGGACCTAATTATTTTAAACCAAACATCAAAGAAATTTTAAAATAG
- a CDS encoding ion channel — protein MAKKTKDPGFGYNSQENKRGLINKDGSSNVIHINKNFNIDDLYTYFVEMSWGKFFLVVFISYTFLNIIFGLLYTSIGIEQITPSKGSFFRDFLNGFFFSAQTLTTVGYGGIAPKGITANLIAAFEAMLGLLSFSFITGLLYGRFAKPKAAIRFSENLLLRDFKNHSALMFRLINNRKTVMIEPEIKVTLVLNEKNAAGNYQREFHELKLERDNIMYLPTVWTVVHEIDTESPLYKYTKQEIAKMDAQVYILLKYHEESFGQHVYQATSYSFSDLEINKKYVPSSHFDKEGFTILNHEKLSEVEKMN, from the coding sequence ATGGCGAAAAAAACAAAAGACCCTGGGTTTGGTTATAATTCTCAAGAAAATAAAAGAGGACTTATTAATAAAGACGGAAGTTCAAACGTAATACACATCAATAAAAATTTTAATATTGATGATTTGTATACTTATTTTGTAGAAATGTCTTGGGGTAAATTTTTCCTTGTAGTTTTTATTAGCTATACTTTTTTAAATATTATTTTCGGACTTTTATATACTTCAATTGGTATTGAACAAATAACACCATCGAAAGGAAGTTTTTTTAGAGATTTTTTAAATGGATTCTTCTTTAGTGCTCAAACATTAACAACCGTAGGTTATGGAGGTATTGCTCCCAAAGGAATTACAGCAAATTTAATCGCTGCTTTTGAAGCAATGTTAGGTTTGTTATCATTCTCATTTATAACAGGTTTATTATATGGACGATTTGCAAAACCAAAAGCGGCTATTCGTTTTAGTGAAAATTTATTATTAAGAGATTTTAAAAATCATAGTGCTTTAATGTTTCGATTAATAAATAACAGAAAAACAGTTATGATTGAGCCTGAAATAAAAGTCACTTTAGTTTTAAATGAAAAAAATGCAGCAGGAAATTATCAAAGAGAATTTCACGAATTAAAATTAGAACGAGATAATATAATGTATTTGCCAACCGTTTGGACGGTTGTTCATGAAATTGATACAGAAAGTCCGTTATATAAATATACAAAACAAGAAATAGCAAAAATGGATGCTCAAGTATATATTTTACTTAAATATCATGAAGAGTCTTTTGGGCAACATGTATATCAAGCAACTTCTTATAGTTTTTCAGATTTAGAAATAAACAAAAAGTATGTTCCTTCTTCTCATTTTGATAAAGAAGGATTTACTATTTTAAATCATGAAAAATTAAGTGAAGTAGAAAAAATGAATTAA
- a CDS encoding TlpA family protein disulfide reductase, giving the protein MKNILLILLSIIVGTALSLFTLNSFLGTTTKNDNPEKVEDENTTATKTIVNTTNMQDSYDNWNVYMKENIDLMSTFNPIDNEGTSIEKGMFLTLLRTGAYVVVKPEKEEILEYKLTTIKEPVNEKIKKAIIRKAHMAHQYFKMEGKKLPKYDFIDLEGKSHNKAVSKGNITVLKSWFINCKVCVEEFPKLNDLVDIYKDKDIQFISLAFNEKDKLKKFLKKKPFKYVTIPDQKRYMSKELKVKQYPTHIIINSDGVILKMVNNVNTLTSELERIFEE; this is encoded by the coding sequence ATGAAAAATATCCTCCTAATATTGTTGTCTATTATAGTAGGTACAGCTTTATCGTTGTTTACCTTAAATAGCTTTTTAGGTACAACTACCAAAAATGACAATCCAGAAAAAGTTGAAGATGAAAATACAACAGCTACAAAAACAATAGTTAACACAACTAATATGCAAGATAGTTATGATAACTGGAATGTCTATATGAAAGAAAACATCGACTTAATGTCTACCTTTAATCCTATTGATAACGAAGGAACTTCAATCGAAAAAGGAATGTTTTTGACATTATTACGAACAGGTGCTTATGTTGTTGTTAAACCTGAAAAAGAAGAAATTCTAGAATATAAATTGACCACTATTAAAGAACCTGTTAATGAAAAAATAAAAAAAGCTATTATTAGAAAAGCTCATATGGCACATCAATATTTTAAAATGGAAGGTAAAAAATTACCTAAATATGATTTTATTGATTTAGAAGGAAAATCACATAATAAAGCTGTTAGTAAAGGAAACATAACCGTTTTAAAATCGTGGTTTATTAACTGTAAAGTTTGTGTAGAAGAGTTTCCTAAACTAAATGATTTAGTAGATATCTATAAAGATAAAGATATTCAATTTATTAGTTTAGCTTTTAATGAAAAAGATAAATTGAAAAAATTCTTAAAAAAGAAACCTTTTAAATATGTTACAATTCCTGATCAAAAAAGATATATGTCTAAAGAATTAAAAGTAAAACAATATCCAACACATATTATTATAAATTCCGATGGTGTTATTCTTAAAATGGTTAATAATGTAAATACGTTAACATCAGAATTAGAACGCATTTTTGAAGAATAA
- a CDS encoding branched-chain amino acid aminotransferase has translation MKSNIRVELVEKSKIDTVDFNNLTFGSIFSDHMFVCDYIDGKWSNPSIQPYAEISLNPSAKIFHYGQSIFEGMKAYKDDNDNTLLFRPLDNCKRLNKSAERLVIPQIPEDLFMDGLEKLLEIDNKWIPTKEGSSLYIRPFIFASGEGFHASPADSYKLIICAAPSGAYFSGDIKVLIEEKYARAANGGVGFAKAGGNYAAQFYPTKLATDKGYQQVIWTDDNTHEYIEEAGAMNIFIRINDTLITSPTSDRILDGITRKSILQIAEDKNIPVEVRQITVSEVVEASKNGSLKEMFGAGTAAVISPISGFGYKNEDYELPKITDGYATSLKKYITDIQTNKVEDPYGWRVQL, from the coding sequence ATGAAATCTAATATTCGCGTTGAACTTGTAGAAAAATCAAAGATTGATACAGTAGACTTTAACAACTTAACATTTGGAAGTATCTTTTCAGATCACATGTTTGTCTGTGATTATATTGACGGAAAATGGAGCAATCCTTCTATTCAACCTTATGCAGAAATTTCATTAAATCCTTCTGCAAAAATATTCCATTACGGACAATCTATTTTTGAAGGAATGAAAGCATATAAAGATGATAATGATAATACATTATTATTTCGTCCTTTAGATAATTGTAAGCGTTTAAATAAATCTGCGGAACGTTTGGTAATACCTCAAATTCCAGAAGATTTGTTTATGGATGGTTTAGAAAAATTATTAGAAATTGACAACAAATGGATTCCTACTAAAGAAGGAAGCTCATTATATATTCGTCCTTTTATATTTGCTTCAGGAGAAGGTTTTCATGCATCTCCTGCTGATTCTTATAAATTAATTATTTGTGCTGCTCCTTCTGGTGCGTACTTTTCGGGAGATATAAAAGTTTTAATTGAAGAAAAATATGCTCGTGCTGCAAATGGTGGTGTTGGTTTTGCAAAAGCTGGAGGAAACTATGCTGCTCAGTTTTATCCAACAAAATTAGCTACTGACAAAGGATATCAGCAAGTTATTTGGACTGATGATAATACTCATGAGTATATTGAAGAAGCTGGTGCAATGAATATTTTTATCAGAATTAACGATACTTTAATTACAAGTCCTACTAGTGATAGAATTTTAGATGGTATTACTCGTAAAAGTATTCTTCAAATTGCAGAGGATAAAAATATTCCTGTAGAAGTTCGTCAAATTACAGTTAGTGAAGTTGTAGAAGCATCTAAAAATGGTTCATTAAAAGAAATGTTTGGTGCAGGAACAGCAGCTGTTATTTCACCTATTTCTGGTTTTGGATATAAAAATGAAGATTACGAATTACCTAAAATAACTGACGGGTATGCAACTAGCTTAAAAAAATATATTACAGATATACAAACAAATAAAGTAGAAGATCCTTACGGTTGGAGAGTTCAACTTTAA
- the sppA gene encoding signal peptide peptidase SppA yields MNFLRNLLASIFGFFIAIFLIFLFFIAIAAVMGSEEEIVVKSNSVLELDLSTPVKDYAPKEDNPLAEILELADEKLALNKIINAIENAKTDTRITGISIKTIAVNAGIAQTQAIRNKIEEFKESGKFVYAYNDVYTQKNYYLSSVADSLFLNPVGAIDFKGLSTEVLYYKDFEDKYGIKMEVIRHGKYKSAVEPYLLNEMSDANREQTTSLLKSIWSEITSDVSKSRNISIEKLNIIADNANGRNANLSKENNLIDAIIYEDQYKEKLALNSDKKINTISIGDYIKSGKGRVSSSAKNKIAVIYAQGEIRYAKGNEDIIGQEVTNKAIRKARKDKNVKAIVLRVNSPGGSALASELIWRELELAKKEKPLVVSMGNLAASGGYYIACNADKIIAEPTTITGSIGVFGAIPNFNKFADNIGINAEQVSTNSNPNYSVFEPINDKFYNVTKEGVEQIYTVFVNRVAAGRNMTFEQVNDVAQGRVWTGKEALEKGLVDKLGNLDDAIAVAAELAEIENYRVRNYPVYKKDLKEALNFSLFAKASKVDILKEALGNENYQLYNNINQMKKLKGIQARMPYILQIK; encoded by the coding sequence ATGAACTTTTTACGAAACTTATTAGCATCCATTTTTGGTTTTTTTATAGCCATCTTTTTAATATTTCTATTTTTTATAGCTATAGCTGCTGTAATGGGATCAGAAGAAGAAATAGTAGTAAAATCAAATTCGGTTTTAGAGTTAGACTTATCTACACCTGTAAAAGATTATGCTCCGAAAGAAGATAATCCGTTAGCCGAAATTTTAGAATTAGCCGATGAAAAATTAGCTTTGAATAAGATAATAAATGCTATCGAAAATGCAAAAACTGATACAAGAATTACAGGAATCAGTATTAAAACAATAGCTGTAAACGCTGGTATTGCACAAACACAAGCAATCAGGAATAAAATTGAAGAATTTAAAGAAAGTGGAAAATTTGTCTATGCTTATAATGATGTATATACTCAAAAAAACTATTATTTAAGTTCTGTTGCCGATAGTTTATTTTTAAATCCTGTTGGAGCTATTGATTTTAAAGGATTATCAACAGAAGTTTTATATTATAAAGATTTTGAAGATAAATACGGAATTAAAATGGAAGTGATTCGTCATGGAAAATACAAAAGTGCTGTAGAACCTTATTTATTAAATGAAATGAGTGATGCTAATCGTGAACAAACAACGTCGCTTTTAAAATCTATTTGGTCTGAAATTACTTCGGATGTTTCTAAAAGTAGAAATATTTCTATTGAAAAATTAAATATAATTGCAGATAATGCGAATGGTAGAAATGCCAATCTTTCAAAAGAAAATAATTTAATTGATGCCATTATTTATGAAGATCAATACAAAGAAAAATTAGCTTTAAATTCTGATAAAAAAATAAATACCATTTCTATAGGTGATTATATCAAATCAGGAAAAGGACGAGTTTCTTCATCTGCAAAAAATAAAATTGCGGTTATTTATGCACAAGGAGAAATCAGATATGCCAAAGGAAATGAAGATATTATTGGACAAGAAGTTACCAACAAAGCAATCCGTAAAGCTAGAAAAGATAAAAATGTGAAAGCAATTGTATTGCGTGTGAATTCTCCTGGTGGAAGTGCTTTAGCTTCAGAATTAATTTGGCGTGAATTAGAATTAGCTAAAAAAGAAAAGCCTTTAGTGGTTTCTATGGGAAATTTAGCGGCTTCAGGTGGTTATTATATTGCTTGTAATGCAGATAAAATTATTGCAGAACCAACAACAATTACAGGTTCTATTGGTGTTTTTGGAGCAATTCCTAACTTTAATAAATTTGCAGATAATATTGGAATTAATGCAGAACAAGTATCAACAAATAGCAATCCTAATTATAGTGTTTTTGAACCGATAAACGACAAATTCTATAATGTAACAAAAGAAGGTGTTGAACAGATTTATACTGTTTTTGTAAACCGTGTTGCAGCAGGTCGTAACATGACTTTTGAGCAAGTTAACGATGTTGCGCAAGGTAGAGTTTGGACAGGTAAAGAAGCACTTGAGAAAGGTTTAGTTGATAAACTTGGTAATTTAGATGATGCAATTGCTGTTGCTGCTGAATTAGCCGAAATTGAAAACTATAGAGTTCGTAACTATCCTGTTTATAAAAAAGATTTAAAAGAAGCTTTAAACTTCTCTCTTTTTGCAAAAGCATCAAAAGTTGATATTTTAAAAGAAGCTTTAGGTAATGAAAATTATCAGTTATATAACAACATCAATCAGATGAAAAAATTAAAAGGAATTCAAGCTAGAATGCCTTATATTCTTCAGATAAAATAA
- a CDS encoding DNA-3-methyladenine glycosylase I gives MMKRCFWVSDDPLYIEYHDTEWGVPVYNDVILFEFLILETFQAGLSWITILKKRENFRQAFDDFDYQKIAVYNDDKYEELLQNSGIIRHKLKIKSAISNAKFFMDIQKEFGSFSDYIWSFVDGKPINNTFDKKEDVPATTILSDVISKDLKKRGFKFVGSTIIYAYMQAIGMVNDHTTDCFRYEN, from the coding sequence ATGATGAAAAGATGTTTTTGGGTAAGTGATGATCCCTTGTATATTGAATATCATGATACCGAATGGGGAGTTCCAGTATATAATGATGTAATTCTATTTGAGTTTTTAATTTTAGAAACTTTTCAAGCAGGTTTAAGTTGGATAACAATATTGAAAAAACGAGAAAATTTTAGGCAAGCTTTTGATGATTTTGATTATCAGAAAATAGCTGTTTATAATGATGATAAATATGAAGAATTACTTCAGAATTCAGGAATTATAAGGCATAAATTAAAAATTAAGTCGGCAATTTCTAATGCAAAATTTTTTATGGATATTCAAAAAGAATTTGGCTCTTTTTCTGATTATATATGGAGCTTTGTTGATGGAAAACCAATAAATAATACTTTTGATAAAAAAGAAGATGTTCCTGCGACTACTATTTTATCTGATGTTATATCTAAAGATTTAAAAAAACGAGGATTTAAGTTCGTTGGATCAACTATAATATACGCATATATGCAGGCAATAGGTATGGTTAATGATCATACAACCGATTGTTTTAGATATGAAAATTAA